The region TTCATTGCGCCAGAGAGTGCGGCAGGGTGACCCCGCGGCTTTCGGTGAGCTGTTCGACCGGGAAGCCCAGGCCGTCTATCGGCACGCCCTGCGGTTGTCGGGGAACCCGCAGGTCGCCGAGGAGGTGGTGTCGGTGACGTTCCTGGAGGCCTGGCAGGGGCGTCACCGGCTGCTCCCGGAGGGGGACAGCCTGCTGCCCTGGCTGCTGGGGATCGCCACCAATGTCCACCGCAACGTGGCCCGCACCGCCCGGCGGCACCGCGAGGCGCTGGCCAGGCTGCCTCCGCGAGAGGTCGTCACCGACTTCTCCGACGAGACGGTCGATCGGATGGGCGACGCCGAGAAACTGCATGCCGTACGGGCGGCCCTGGCGAGGCTGCGCCGGGCCGACCGTGAGGTGTTCACGCTGTGCGTCTGGGCCGGGCTGAGCCATGCCGCCGCAGCCGAGGCGCTGGGCATTCCGGAGGGCACGGTGCGCTCTCGTCTGTCCCGGGCGCGTACCCGCCTCGCCAGGCTGACCGACGAGGAACTGAGAAAGACGCGTGCGAAACCCGAACGGCCCCGGCCCGGCGGACAGCACCTGGTGAGCCGTCTCCAGACGGCCCGGTCGACACAGGAGACGATCCGATGAACGCGCACCAGCACCGCGGCACCGATCAGCCGGCGGACCGGAGGGACGAGCTCCCGGTGCCCGCGTCTTCGAATCTCGACGCCGACCGTTTCCGGATCCTCAGGGAGCACTTCATGGCCGAGATCGTCAATGACGAGCGCAGGACGTCCCCCGCCCCGCGTGTGTTCCGCACGCGACCCCGGCCCGTCCTGGCGGGGTTGGCGGCCGCGGCGGCGCTGGCCGTCGGTGCGGCCGTACTCCTCGCGGGAGCCGTGCCGGCGGCGACGCCGGAGCCCGGACGGCGACCCGCCGGCACGTCGGTGGCGGCGAGCCGGCTGGCCGTGGTGCCGCTGGGCGCGGCCAG is a window of Microbispora sp. NBC_01189 DNA encoding:
- a CDS encoding RNA polymerase sigma factor, translated to MRQRVRQGDPAAFGELFDREAQAVYRHALRLSGNPQVAEEVVSVTFLEAWQGRHRLLPEGDSLLPWLLGIATNVHRNVARTARRHREALARLPPREVVTDFSDETVDRMGDAEKLHAVRAALARLRRADREVFTLCVWAGLSHAAAAEALGIPEGTVRSRLSRARTRLARLTDEELRKTRAKPERPRPGGQHLVSRLQTARSTQETIR